A genome region from Arachis duranensis cultivar V14167 chromosome 6, aradu.V14167.gnm2.J7QH, whole genome shotgun sequence includes the following:
- the LOC107494269 gene encoding protein FAR-RED IMPAIRED RESPONSE 1-like, which produces MESVLEEQNIEIFGSITVNMFYDSLGVGDVPKVGMCFGTIEDANQFYQNYAMCIGFVIKIRFTRRVGKDKVPKNQMITCNREGKRKSRVSPIEKTNPRTNYNCLARISIRLNKEGLWIISKVCLDHSHPCDPEMAKLLTRNRDMTMHMCRVIERNDEAGVRLSKTYKVLVGEAGGFSKINLIEKDVRNYLSRKVRNVTEEMDAREMLKYFTRMKDMNSDFYFDVELDQNKRLKTIFWADARSKAA; this is translated from the exons ATGGAATCAGTGTTAGAAGAACAGAATATTGAA ATATTTGGTTCTATAACAGTAAACATGTTCTATGATTCTTTGGGGGTTGGAG ATGTGCCCAAAGTTGGCATGTGTTTTGGAACCATTGAAGATGCAAATCAATTTTATCAGAATTATGCCATGTGCATTGGTTTTGTTATTAAGATAAGGTTTACCCGAAGAGTTGGTAAAGATAAGGTTCCTAAGAATCAAATGATCACTTGCAATAGGGAGGGGAAACGCAAGTCTAGAGTTTCACCAATAGAAAAGACCAACCCTAGAACCAACTACAATTGCCTCGcaaggatttctattaggttGAATAAGGAGGGTCTTTGGATTATATCGAAGGTGTGCTTGGATCATTCACATCCTTGTGATCCAGAGATGGCAAAATTGTTGACACGTAATAGAGATATGACTATGCACATGTGTCGAGTCATTGAGAGGAATGATGAAGCAGGTGTGAgactaagcaaaacatataaagtATTGGTGGGTGAAGCAGGGGGTTTTTCTAAGATAAACTTAATAGAAAAAGATGTTAGGAACTATCTCAGCAGAAAGGTACGCAATGTTACGGAAGAAATGGATGCTAGGGAGATGTTGAAGTATTTTACACGGATGAAGGATATGAACtctgatttttattttgatgttgAACTTGATCAAAACAAGCGTCTCAAAACTATATTTTGGGCTGATGCTCGAAGTAAAGCAGCATAA